AATACTTTTGATTTCTTAACATCCTTAACAGGTAAATTAAGCCAGATTTGTTTTGTCATTTTGCTAACTATTAAATTATTTTAAGCATCACTTTTCAATTGAGGTTTCTACTGCTTTATGTAAAAAAAACGAACATTAAAATTACAACTTATTTAAAACCAAATCCTTTTTTAATGAAAATATTAACAATAAAAAAGCCTTAACTCAATTTGAGTTAAGGCCATAAATATTTTTATAATAATATATTACTCCATCATATCAATATGTCTATCATGATACCCCAAAAGATATAAAACACCATCCAATCCCAAACTAGAGATTGAAGTAGAAGCACTTTCTTTTACTGTAGGTTTAGCATGAAAAGCAATTCCTAAACCTGCCAAGTTTAACATTGGCAAATCATTGGCTCCATCACCTACTGCAATGGTTTGGTTGATATGTATTCCTTCTTTATCGGCAATGGCTTGTAGGTATTCGGCTTTTTTAGCTCCATCAACAATTTCCCCTATATATTTTCCTGTTAGTTTTCCATCAATAATCTCTAATTCATTGGCATGAACGTAATCGATCCCCAATTCCTTTTGCAAATATTTACCAAAATAGGTAAATCCACCAGATAATATAGCCGTTTTGTATCCATAATACTTCAGGGCTTTCATCAAGCGATGTGCTCCTTGCGTTATTGGTAAATTAACAGCTACTTTTTGTAAAACCTCTTCACTTAAACCTTCAAGCAAAGCCATACGTTTCTTGAAGCTTTCGCTAAAATCAATTTCGCCGTTCATCGCTGATTCAGTGATGGCTCTCACCTGCTCCCCTACTCCTGCAAGATCCGCTAATTCGTCAATTACTTCCGTTTGAATTAAAGTAGAATCCATATCGAAACAAACCAATCGTCTGTTTCTTCTATACATATTGTCCTCTTGAAAAGAGATATCGACATCTAAAGTTCTGGAAATTTCCATAAAACTAGCTGTCATCAACGTTTTATCTACAATATTACCCGTTACGGATAATTGTACACAAGAACGAGGAAATTCCTCCTTTTCTACAACAGAAGTTCTACCCGTTAATCTTTTGATAGCATCAATATTTAAATTTTGATCCGACATGATTTTAGTAACCGCCGCTAATTGAACAGCTGTCAATGTTTCTCCCAAAATATTGATGATGTAACGTTGCTTGCGTTGCGCTTTTACCCAAATTTCGTAATCTGGGATTGTGATTGGAATAAACTTCACTTTGATTCCCAGCTCATAGGCTTTAAACAATAAATCCTTTAAAACAGGTGCTGAAGAAGAACCCGATTGTATTTCGAATAAAATTCCTAGAGAAAGTGTATCATGAATATCAGCTTGACCAATATCTAAAACAATAGCATCATAAGTTGCTAATATAGAAGTTAAACCAGCTGTTACACCAGGCTTATCCTGA
The Flavobacterium sp. WC2421 genome window above contains:
- the serB gene encoding phosphoserine phosphatase SerB — its product is MITEDKEIILLKVSGQDKPGVTAGLTSILATYDAIVLDIGQADIHDTLSLGILFEIQSGSSSAPVLKDLLFKAYELGIKVKFIPITIPDYEIWVKAQRKQRYIINILGETLTAVQLAAVTKIMSDQNLNIDAIKRLTGRTSVVEKEEFPRSCVQLSVTGNIVDKTLMTASFMEISRTLDVDISFQEDNMYRRNRRLVCFDMDSTLIQTEVIDELADLAGVGEQVRAITESAMNGEIDFSESFKKRMALLEGLSEEVLQKVAVNLPITQGAHRLMKALKYYGYKTAILSGGFTYFGKYLQKELGIDYVHANELEIIDGKLTGKYIGEIVDGAKKAEYLQAIADKEGIHINQTIAVGDGANDLPMLNLAGLGIAFHAKPTVKESASTSISSLGLDGVLYLLGYHDRHIDMME